One window of Camelina sativa cultivar DH55 chromosome 4, Cs, whole genome shotgun sequence genomic DNA carries:
- the LOC104781087 gene encoding lipase-like PAD4 — translation MDECRFETSELQASFMTSTPLFTDSWSFCNAANCEGNIKIQDSDRITYVALPAVPVTQLGNLVGLKVAGDGLFSGLASDEEPLPMVDAAMLNLFCQLKIKEGLESALVGKKLVVITGHSTGGALAALTALWLLSQPSQPSFRLLCITFGSPLLGNQSLSTSISRSRLAHNFSNVVSIHDRVPRSSNEQFWPFGTYLFCSDKGGICLDNADSVCRMFLMLNAAGTLNVEEQQRYGPYVSTLSHMFLKSRNFLGGNISENSYEAGVALAVEALGFSNDEQSGVLVKEFIERATRIGRAPILRSAELANELASVLPARLEIQWYKDRCDASEEQLGYYDFFKRYSLKRDFKVNMSRKRLAMFWDRVLEMVETNELPFDFHLGKKWIYASQFYQLLAEPLDIANFYKNRDVRSGGHYLDEGNRPKRYVEMDKWWKRGGEPEKCVRSRYTSTTQDTCFWAKLEEAKEWLDEVRRESSEAQRQSLLREKIVLFESYADKLKRNKEVSVDVLAKNSSYTVWVENLREFRSNMGYGNGIEMVVDEGDAMET, via the exons ATGGACGAATGTCGATTCGAGACGAGTGAGTTACAAGCATCTTTCATGACGTCAACTCCGTTATTTACCGATTCTTGGAGCTTTTGCAACGCCGCGAATTGCGAGGGGAATATAAAGATTCAGGACTCAGACAGGATCACGTACGTTGCTCTGCCTGCGGTGCCGGTGACTCAGTTGGGGAATCTTGTGGGTTTGAAAGTCGCCGGAGATGGGCTTTTCTCTGGCTTAGCCTCTGATGAGGAGCCTCTGCCTATGGTTGACGCGGCCATGCTCAACCTCTTCTGTCAATTaaag ATCAAAGAAGGATTGGAATCGGCATTGGTAGGAAAAAAGCTGGTGGTGATAACCGGCCATTCAACCGGCGGTGCATTAGCCGCTCTAACCGCACTTTGGCTTCTCTCACAACCTTCTCAGCCATCATTCCGCCTCCTCTGTATCACCTTTGGCTCTCCTCTGCTTGGAAACCAATCTCTCTCTACCTCAATCTCACGATCACGTTTAGCACACAACTTCTCTAACGTGGTCTCCATCCACGACCGCGTTCCTAGGAGCAGCAATGAACAATTCTGGCCCTTTGGAACCTATCTCTTCTGTTCTGACAAAGGAGGTATCTGCCTAGACAATGCTGATTCTGTTTGTCGGATGTTTCTAATGCTTAACGCCGCGGGAACTCTAAACGTCGAGGAACAACAGAGGTATGGACCCTATGTGTCCACGCTTTCTCACATGTTTCTTAAATCTAGAAACTTTCTTGGTGGGAATATATCCGAAAATAGCTATGAAGCTGGAGTTGCGTTAGCCGTTGAAGCTCTAGGATTCTCTAATGATGAACAAAGTGGTGTATTAGTCAAGGAGTTTATAGAAAGAGCTACAAGAATTGGTCGAGCTCCGATTCTGAGGTCGGCTGAGTTAGCTAATGAGCTTGCTAGTGTCTTGCCAGCAAGACTCGAGATTCAATGGTACAAAGATCGGTGCGACGCATCAGAGGAGCAGCTTGGTTACTACGATTTCTTTAAACGTTATTCGTTGAAAAGAGACTTTAAGGTGAACATGAGTCGCAAAAGACTAGCTATGTTTTGGGACAGAGTGCTTGAAATGGTGGAGACGAACGAGTTGCCTTTTGATTTTCATCTAGGGAAGAAGTGGATTTACGCATCTCAATTTTATCAACTCTTAGCTGAGCCACTCGACATCGCGAATTTCTACAAAAACAGAGATGTAAGGAGCGGTGGACATTACTTGGATGAAGGGAATAGACCAAAAAGGTATGTGGAGATGGATAAGTGGTGGAAAAGAGGTGGAGAGCCAGAGAAGTGTGTGAGAAGCAGATACACTAGCACTACGCAAGATACTTGCTTTTGGGCTAAACTTGAGGAAGCAAAAGAGTGGTTGGATGAGGTGAGAAGAGAGAGTAGTGAGGCTCAGAGGCAATCTTTGCTACGGGAAAAGATTGTTCTATTTGAGAGTTATGCCGACAAACTGAAGAGAAATAAGGAGGTTTCTGTGGATGTTTTGGCGAAGAACTCGAGTTACACTGTGTGGGTGGAGAATCTAAGAGAGTTCAGGTCGAATATGGGTTATGGAAATGGAATTGAGATGGTTGTTGATGAAGGTGACGCGATGGAGACTTAG
- the LOC104781088 gene encoding dof zinc finger protein DOF3.5, whose product MERTEVMTSSFIWRPNANANAEITPSCPRCGSSNTKFCYYNNYSLTQPRYFCKGCRRYWTKGGSLRNVPVGGGCRKSRRPKSSSGNNTKTGLTSNSGSSGGGSPSIDLALVYANFLNPKPDESILQENCDLATVVATDFLVDNPTGTSMEPSWSMDINDGHHHYNNQVEHIVEECGYNGLPPFPGEELLSLDTNGVWSDALLIGHNQVDVGVTPAQAVHEPVVHFSNESNDSTNLLFGSWSPFDFSADG is encoded by the coding sequence ATGGAGAGAACAGAGGTCATGACGTCATCGTTCATATGGCGgccaaacgcaaacgcaaacgctgAGATAACTCCCAGCTGTCCAAGATGTGGATCATCCAACACAAAGTTCTGTTACTACAACAACTATAGCCTCACTCAGCCTCGCTACTTCTGCAAAGGTTGCCGCAGATATTGGACCAAAGGTGGCTCCCTCCGCAATGTTCCTGTAGGGGGTGGCTGTCGCAAATCCCGTCGCCCCAAATCCTCCTCTGGTAACAACACTAAAACCGGCCTAACCTCTAACTCTGGCAGCTCAGGTGGTGGTTCACCAAGCATCGATCTTGCTCTTGTTTACGCCAATTTCTTGAATCCAAAGCCTGACGAATCTATACTACAAGAAAACTGCGATTTAGCCACAGTGGTCGCTACGGATTTTCTGGTCGATAATCCCACCGGAACTTCGATGGAACCTTCATGGAGTATGGACATCAATGATGGTCATCATCATTATAATAATCAGGTTGAACACATTGTGGAGGAATGTGGTTATAATGGCTTGCCTCCGTTTCCTGGTGAAGAGCTTCTCTCTTTAGACACTAATGGTGTTTGGTCTGATGCTTTGTTGATTGGTCATAACCAAGTGGACGTTGGTGTGACTCCGGCTCAGGCTGTGCACGAACCGGTGGTTCATTTCTCTAATGAATCCAATGATTCCACCAACCTATTGTTCGGAAGTTGGAGCCCTTTTGATTTCTCAGCCGATGGATGA
- the LOC104781089 gene encoding E3 ubiquitin-protein ligase PUB22-like — protein sequence MYKSNNGPQPICVQHRHDMCQSNMLENRFDSSRSLMDEALSLLYYLETSETALKSLLNNKKGTNLVKTLTKIMQRGIYESRAYATLLLKKILEVADPMQIILLERELFAEVLQILHDQISHKATRSAMQILVIICPWGRNRHKAVEAGVISMIIELLMDETFSSERRNLEMAMVVLDMLCQCAEGRSEFLNHGAAIALVSKKILRVSQITSERAVRVLLSVGRFCATPSLLQEMLQLGVVAKLCLVLQVSCGNKTKEKAKELLKLHARVWRESPCVPRNLYDSYPA from the exons ATGTACAAATCCAACAACGGACC ACAACCTATTTGTGTTCAACACCGCCACGACATGTGCCAGTCAAACATGTTGGAAAATAGATTTGATTCTTCAAGAAGCTTGATGGACGAAGCCCTAAGCTTACTCTACTACCTTGAAACGTCAGAGACAGCCCTCAAGAGTCTTTTAAACAACAAGAAAGGAACAAATCTTGTGAAAACGTTGACCAAGATTATGCAACGTGGGATATACGAGTCAAGAGCCTATGCCACTTTGCTTCTCAAGAAGATCCTTGAAGTTGCGGATCCAATGCAGATAATATTGCTGGAGCGGGAGCTTTTTGCTGAGGTCCTTCAGATCTTGCATGACCAGATCTCTCACAAGGCCACGAGATCAGCAATGCAGATATTGGTGATCATATGTCCATGGGGAAGGAATAGACACAAGGCCGTGGAAGCTGGAGTGATCTCAATGATAATCGAGCTTTTAATGGATGAGACTTTCTCATCTGAGAGAAGAAATTTAGAGATGGCCATGGTGGTTCTTGATATGTTATGTCAGTGTGCAGAGGGGAGATCTGAGTTCTTGAATCACGGTGCGGCTATTGCCCTTGTGTCTAAGAAGATATTGAGGGTCTCACAAATAACTAGCGAAAGGGCGGTCAGGGTTTTGCTTTCGGTTGGGAGGTTCTGCGCAACACCGTCTTTGTTGCAGGAGATGTTGCAACTTGGAGTTGTAGCTAAGCTGTGTTTGGTGCTTCAAGTTAGCTGCGGTAACAAGACTAAAGAAAAGGCAAAAGAATTGCTTAAGCTTCACGCTAGGGTTTGGAGGGAATCACCTTGTGTTCCAAGAAATTTGTATGATTCGTATCCTGCTTGA